In Prionailurus viverrinus isolate Anna chromosome D1, UM_Priviv_1.0, whole genome shotgun sequence, the DNA window CATGTCTTTCTTGAGACCGATCTTTTTCCTAGTTTGAAGGGGAAGAGTGGGATTCTGGTAGATCCACAGGAGTACTTGGAGTTTTGTGGGCTCTCCTTCACTCTCGCTGATGGCAGAGACAGGGCTGGAGGAAGGTGGTCTGTGAGGAGCACACGGAATTCTGTGGTGACCCTTTGCAGACCACAATATGAATACATGTCACCATCTCCACTGCTCCAGACACTACCATCTCCCACCTGCTCCACTGCAAGGGAGCTGCACCAGCGCTCCCACTTCTACTTGGACCTCTACCATGGTCTTTCTGCGCTTGGCAGCCAGAGAATCCACTGAAACACCTCCATCATTTGGTCAAAATCCAGCAGTGATTTTCCGCTGCGTTCATAGTAAAATCCagagtcctggggcgcctgagtggctcagtcggttaagcggccgacttcggctcaggtcacgatctcacggtccgtgagttcgagccccacgtctggctctgtgctgacagctcagagcctgaagcctgcttcagattctgtgtctccctctctctctgcccctcccctgttcatgctctgtctctccctgtctcaaaaataaaaataaaaacgttaaaaaaattaaaaaaaaaattaaatccagagTCCTTACCAGACCTACAAGGCTCTTCCTGATTTCTCTGATGTCCTGTTTTCCTTCCCACTGTTTTATTCACTCCACTCTAGCTACATCATCTCCTTGTTATTCTTCAAACACATCAAGAATATTCCCACCTCACATTTTTATCCTAAGTCGTCCTCTCTGTCTGGAACATACTTCTCCCAAGGGAGTGCATGTTCATTTCTCCCAATCCCTTCTGGTTTCTGCTCTACTCTTGCCCTTCCAGAGAGGCCCTCCCTGGATTGCCCTCTATGTAAGAccttatcctgctttatttttcttcatagcacttattcAAAAGTTAGGTAAAGTACTGTCTTATCCCACAGAAGTAAACCCCATAAATAAAGGAACTTTATTTGGTCACTGCTATTTCTTCAATACCTAAAACAACATTTAACTTATTAAATGATTGAATAATTGCCACAAGTGTTTACATGCCAATTGGCTAGGATGCTCTTGGTGAGGccaggagagggggagatagGACCTTGGCTAACTACAGAGAACTCAAGTTATGAACATTAGATATGCTGAAGGACATGATATTCTTGGAAGGTACCATGTCCCCTTGAGGCTGTGTTTTGGTGATGGCAATATACAGTGAGGGTAAGCAGCTGTACCTCTCTAAGTTAAAGAGATAATGGTAACAGTCCAGAAAAGTCCTATGATTGTGACAATTAGTAAGAAATTCCTGGGAGGATAAATACTTACCAAGACCTGGATGAAATGTGGACTTATCCTACTCTGACCCACCAGGCCATTCTTCTCCCACCTTCAGACTTGAACAATTTGACTTGAAAACTTGAGGAAGTCTTTATGACTGAATATCTGTGTCTATCTAtagtatttttccctttttgttatGACTGTCTTCCTCTACACGTGGGTCAGTGTAGTGTTTTTAGGTATTTGTGTGTTGCTGCACATGCCCATGGCTGTCTGTGCAGTGTGTTGAATGTGGGTGCCTTTATATGTAAATCTTTGGCCATGTGAccttgtgtatgtgtgcacacctGTCTGGGGCTACATATACACGTTCATGGGTATGAGAGTATGGTATGATATCTGTGCTTTAtatgcatggtgtgtgtgtgtgtgtgtgtgtgtgtgtatgcgtgctcATGTCTGCATCATGAGACAGGGATATCACACACAGACGGTGGCTTTTCTTGCAAGAGAAACAAAGCCAAACCTCAGATGGGGGCATGTGGGAGTAGCCATTTTACTGACAGATCTTTTACCCATGGCCAATGCTTCCTGGCTGGAAGCATTGGAAGAGGTGGAAGGGGCAGATGATGTAGTCAAATGGGTCAGCAGGCAGGTAACAAGAAGCACAGAAGTAGGCATGGCAGTTAGAATCCCTGGGATCTCTTGAGCTTGCGAATAGCAGCACCGGTGTCCCCCTCAGTAGCGATGAGTGCCTGCAGATTGGCATGGTGGTTCCCAAATCCCATGGCCTGGAGAGATTCCATTTGCTGGCTGAAACGAATCTCAGGGGCTTGTGGAAGGTGGGAAGAGTCTCCAGCTAAGGATTGTAGCCTCTGCCGGGCTGCTCCGGATTTGTGGCAGCACTCAGGACCTTTGGGTTCAGCCATATCTGGCACATCCCAGGCCCAGGGCACTGTGTCAGGGTAGCTGCAGCTGGGTGAAGGAAGCCAACCCAGGCCCCATAGATAGGGTGCAACCCAGGGTAGAAGAACAGGAGCCTCTGTGGCCAACAGCTGCAGACCCTGCTCAATATGCAATATTGCTTGTGATGCTTTAGGGTTGGCTAGGGCCAGAAGCATGTCGGAAAGCTGTGTCTGCTGCAGGAATGTGGGCAGCTGCTGCCTACACTGTTCACTCAGCTGGGGCATAGTTATGAACAACATCATCTGGGCTGCCAAGTAGGGGTTTTTCAAAAGCAACTGCACCATGCTTCCTGTGATCTGGGAGCTGCTCTGCTCATCCGACAGCTGGGGATAATCCTTTAATTTCTGGTCAGAGCTATCTCGAGAGGTGGTGGCATCTTTGTCCTCTGCCTGGGGCTGCTGGGTAAGCTCTATGCTAGGTAAGGCTGGTACACCAGCCGGCTGCTGAATGGCCCAGTTATGACTCCGGTCTTTGGTGGAGATAGTGGTAGTACTGGCACTGGAAGTATGGTTCACCTTGTCAGGGGCAACATTGGCTGAGGTGATGGAGGATAAACCACAGGAACTAGTATAGATGACTCGGGTTGTAGGGAGCTGTGGGAGCTGGTCCCTCCGTTCCTGGGGTTGTGGTGGAGACAGGGGTGAGGACTGAACTGGTTCTAAAACATGTCCTTCCAGGAGAGCTGTGAAAGGGTTGCCCCCAAAGGGATCTTGCAAGCTGTTGAGCATGTGGTCATTGCAATCAGCATAACTCCGGCCCAGGGGATTGTCCCCACCTGGCATTGTCTCCAAACCCGGGTATGACTGTGGGTTTAGTGGATGCTCAAGATTCTGTTCAGGTTGCTGGATCTGCATTATCTCCTGAATCATGGCAAGGTTTCTGGCCAGCTCCAGAGTCTGCCATAGGATCTCAGAATTGTCAAGGAGGTTGGAGACTTCTGGGTTCTGCTGCATCAGCTGTTGCACGTCTGGGTGTTCTGAGATGAACTGTCTCATGGGGGCCATGTTGGACAGGAGCTGCTGGATGCTAGGATTCTGTAGCATCTGTGCTATGCAATCTGGATTACCCACTTCCAGATCCTGGGTATGCACTTTGGGTGCATGAGGCTCCACAGGGAGGGCCGATTCCACTGGGGTGTGACTCACACTGGCAAGTTGGTGTACCCCActgttgtttcctttggtgtTTCTGTCCCGGTGGCAGGGATCTTTGGCCAGCAGGTTCTGGGAGGAATGGGCTAGGGATCTGGACCTATGTTTGGACTTGATGACCAAATGAATGGTGTGGCTGTCTCGGATGCCCCTCTGTCTCAGTGTGTCATGGTCTTTAAGAAGGCGGCCCCTGAAAACCAGCACTAGTTGGTCCATTTGGCACTCAAAGTGAGCAGATAGCTTCTCCTTGAACTGCCTCACAGAGGTGTTGTCCGCTATCATAAAGTCCTCCCCCTTGCCTGCTGTCTTCACTATCACTCGGGTGACACTAGGAGAGATGTTCTCATTTGTAGGCAAACCTGAAGGACGCCCACTCTGGGCCATCTTGGGTGTCTGAGAGATGACATGCAGCATGGACCTTAGTGGGAGGACAGATGGTGAGGAGGTGGAAGCTGGGGCAGAAGGGGTGAGGGCAGACAAATGTTTCCACTGGCCTTCGTCTCAGATGTCGTGTTCTCAGGCCAAAGGCTGGTTTCCTTGATGCCCAAAAAGGGATGAGTGATGAGGCTGGGGCCAGGTATTTTACGATGTTATACCCTCCACCCCAGGTCTCCAGATGTGGCCCAGCTGAGGCCTGTGGTGGCTACTGATTCATACTTAGTACAAGGTGGGTTAAGTAAAGATGACTCCACCCAGGGATGCCCCTCCCTTTTGCCCCACCCACAGATACCACAACCTCTCAAAAAAAAGGGATATTGTGATGTCAACTCTAGTCTCACAGCCTTTCCAAGGACTAGCTGGGGCAATAAGACATATttgtgtgggggtgggagacacCGGGTctccataataaaattaaaaaggtcaTTTTCCAGAAAACAGGGGACAAAGTTCTTAGGATGGAActattaaaaaaaggagggggggataCCAGATTGCTTATGTGGGATATGTTTCTCTGTGGTCCTGTGTGGGGGTCCCTGTTGGGATGATAGGCTTGTTATAATGGAAAGTTGAGTTTGTTGAAGCCATAGATAAAACTACATACCTGTAAGAATGGAATCTTTCCTGTAGGAAAGATCTTCTCACTTTTGTTAGTGATCTTGAAAAAGTGAGGCCTTACAAAGAAAAATGGAGCAAGAACAAAGTTCACAAGGGGTAGAGGAGGTCatgtttttctctgcctctagGCTTAGGGATTCTGCACTTAATTGAGAGTGCTCCCACGTGGGGAAAGATTTCTTCTATTCTAGAAGCAGGAGCAGGGCTCATTGGGGAGGTTTTCTGAGGGCCATTTAAAATTAAAGGTGAGTTAGCCCTTCCttgcaaagtattttttattcatctctcACTTGGTCTTTTCTATGGTCTTTTCTATGTCATTATagcagaacttttaaaaagatttgtttcAATGTCTTAGCCCAATCTTTGATGCCCACCTTTGTGTCAAAGCATTAGGGGGAGAGATGCCTGTAAATCAAGAGGTGATGGGGGTGGTGATTCATAGTGAAATTCTTAACAGGGCAACTAGAACAGATTCTCAGTTCCATGCACCTGTAGGGGATGGTGTTTGATCTTTATTTGGGTAGCACATGAATTTTCTAATAgatatgttaaaatatacatttatgtcTATGTAGATGGAATATTGTATACATGTCTGATTGGATGTGTATTTGcgaatgtatatacatatggggAAGTATAAGCATGAGACTGGGTGTATAAAGTATTCTGGTATCCTTCATGTGACTGTGAAGACTTTGGGGTCTGAAATCTTGAACATTCCATCCCATTGCATGGAAAAGAAGTGAACCATGCAGATAGATAAGTAATAGGTGGAGTGTCTGATGCTCAGCCATTAGTTGCTCACTTCCTAGAATGGAACTCAAGCCTAAACCCCTCTCCTAGTTGCACTCAGAGTGAGTTTGATTCAGGACAGTGAAACATTGATTTTCACACCAACATGCTGCACTTTTCTCCCCAGCTACCCTGCAAGAGGTTGAGGATAAGAAAGGGGGCctcttttgtagcaacatggatggaactggagagtgttagtcTTAGTggaataagtcatatagagaaagacagataccatatgttttcgctcttatgtggatcctgagaaacttaacagaagaccatgggagaggggaagggggaaaaagttacagagagggaaagaggtaaactataagagattcttaaaaactgagaataaactgagggttgatgggggtgggagggaggggaaagtggctgatgggcattgaggagagcacctgttgggatgagcactgggtgttgtatggaaaccaatttgacaacaaatttcatatttaaaaaaatcttaaaaaaaaaaaaagaaagggggccTCTACATACTATTCTAATGACAAGCTGTTTGGGGTCTTCTGCACTGGTACCAGATGCTCTCAACCTAAGACTTACCATTCTAAGCCTAATTCACAGAATTTTATAATTGTAGGAGTTGGATTCACAGTTTTCAAAGCACAGAATAGGAGATTTGTTTTACAAATTGGAGTGCAGCTCTTAGAATTGTAGATTTCTAGTAAAGAGGTGTCTTGTTAGGGTTGGTGCTTGTTTCCCAATCAAACCCCAATCAAATCCACCTAGACCATTACTAAAAAGAACTTTAATGTGATTGAGTCATTAGTCATACAGAATTGTCAATTATAAAGAATGAtcaatcataaaaatataatcaacacTTCTCAATCAGTAGGACTGATGGCCATttgtgggggtgtgtggggagtGATCCAtctggagggtgaggaggaggacaTATGCTTCTCCCAATACTCTGCCCCAGGGGTCTCAGGGACTAGATGTTTTTTTTGGGTTTGACAGGCTTTGGTGCAATAGGAAACCAAGAGAACTTTTCAGCTGGCAGTTTTGATGGCTTATGCTTCAGCATCTGGAAGCTGAGATCATAATTGATCAGATAGCCATCATTGTAGACATAGAGCTTGTGATCCAAGGGGGAGTAATTGATACCATGCAGTGTTTCCAGCATCTTATCCAGCAGGATGCTGAGATGGCGCTCCCGCCCAGTGTTGGTATCAAAAGCATAGAAGATCTCTTCCTGGTGGGTGCTCCGTGGGCGTAGGGCATACAGCACTCCACAGGCCATGAAGGCTCCTGACATGGCTGGCTTGTACTGGCTGGTTTGCCAGGTTTTCTCCACTTCTAAGGTGCTGGTATTGAGGCGGCTTACAATCAGGTTTCCCTTGCTCTCCTCGGTGGCATAGAGCACCCACAGTCCCTTCTCATCACCAGCAAAATCTAAGTCTTTCCAGGGCACACCAACATAAGAGAAGCGGTTGTTGTAGGTGGCGCTGGGCAATGGGCGTCGTAGCACCAGGGTGTTGGAGGAAAGATTCAGCTTGGCAATGTCACGTGTGCCATAGTAGTTGAAGTACATGAAGTTTTCGTACACGGTGTTACCACTGCCATCACCATAGCCAAATGACCTCTTCTCATAGTTCTTCATCAGTACCAGGTCATCATAGGACTTGTACATCTGGTAGTAGTCAAAGTACCTAGGCCAAGCCCCACACCAGAATTATCAGGGTTCACAATGCTAATAAAAATGAGCAGGCTAGTGTTCAAATTAATAGTTGGAACTTTGGAATCATACAGAACTGATTGGTAATCTCTCTTCTGCTTATAACATACTGTGAcaaaaaataactgtaaaaaatCAATAATAGCAATAACATTAACATCAAATGCAACAATGTCTCATGGACACTGTgcgtgcattatctcatttaattatagTGAAAGTACCATAAAGTAGGTTTTATCCCCACAGATTTGAAGACTGGGTCTCAGAAAGActaagtaatttgctcaaagtcCCTCAGCTCATAATTAAa includes these proteins:
- the UBQLNL gene encoding ubiquilin-like protein, which produces MLHVISQTPKMAQSGRPSGLPTNENISPSVTRVIVKTAGKGEDFMIADNTSVRQFKEKLSAHFECQMDQLVLVFRGRLLKDHDTLRQRGIRDSHTIHLVIKSKHRSRSLAHSSQNLLAKDPCHRDRNTKGNNSGVHQLASVSHTPVESALPVEPHAPKVHTQDLEVGNPDCIAQMLQNPSIQQLLSNMAPMRQFISEHPDVQQLMQQNPEVSNLLDNSEILWQTLELARNLAMIQEIMQIQQPEQNLEHPLNPQSYPGLETMPGGDNPLGRSYADCNDHMLNSLQDPFGGNPFTALLEGHVLEPVQSSPLSPPQPQERRDQLPQLPTTRVIYTSSCGLSSITSANVAPDKVNHTSSASTTTISTKDRSHNWAIQQPAGVPALPSIELTQQPQAEDKDATTSRDSSDQKLKDYPQLSDEQSSSQITGSMVQLLLKNPYLAAQMMLFITMPQLSEQCRQQLPTFLQQTQLSDMLLALANPKASQAILHIEQGLQLLATEAPVLLPWVAPYLWGLGWLPSPSCSYPDTVPWAWDVPDMAEPKGPECCHKSGAARQRLQSLAGDSSHLPQAPEIRFSQQMESLQAMGFGNHHANLQALIATEGDTGAAIRKLKRSQGF